The Paenibacillus sp. FSL R7-0204 genome includes a region encoding these proteins:
- a CDS encoding MarR family winged helix-turn-helix transcriptional regulator — translation MTLLICIARASHTSDLGLKVSEISRFLGLTPPTVTQLINSLEAKQMVERQADPSDRRVVRIKLTEQGKIITRRARDHMDATLNRMVEYLGEEESDQLAELLLKVYAFMEDNPPPNLDRLQMNGDEKHD, via the coding sequence ATGACTTTACTGATATGTATTGCACGGGCGTCGCATACTTCAGATCTGGGACTTAAGGTGTCGGAGATCAGCCGTTTCTTAGGACTGACTCCGCCAACGGTAACCCAGCTGATTAACAGTCTTGAAGCCAAGCAGATGGTAGAACGGCAGGCTGATCCTTCTGACCGGAGGGTAGTGCGCATCAAGTTGACTGAACAGGGGAAAATTATTACCCGCAGGGCCAGGGACCATATGGACGCCACACTTAACAGGATGGTGGAGTATTTAGGTGAGGAAGAATCTGATCAACTGGCGGAACTGCTGCTGAAAGTCTATGCCTTTATGGAGGATAATCCTCCGCCTAATCTAGACCGGTTACAAATGAACGGAGATGAGAAGCATGATTAA